Proteins found in one Planococcus citri chromosome 2, ihPlaCitr1.1, whole genome shotgun sequence genomic segment:
- the LOC135835541 gene encoding anaphase-promoting complex subunit 11 produces the protein MKVKIKSWLGVATWRWVANDDTCGICRLAFENCCPDCKLPGDDCPLVWGQCSHCYHMHCIMKWLNSQQVRQLCPMCRQEWKFKE, from the exons ATGAAAGTTAAAATCAAAA GCTGGTTGGGTGTCGCTACATGGCGATGGGTTGCTAATGATGATACATGTGGTATATGTCGATTAGCTTTCGAAAACTGCTGTCCAGACTGTAAATTACCCGGTGACGATTGTCCATTAG TTTGGGGCCAGTGTTCGCATTGTTATCATATGCACTGTATTATGAAATGGTTAAATTCGCAGCAAGTTCGTCAACTATGTCCTATGTGTCGTCAAGAGTGGAAGTTTAAAGAATAA